Proteins from one Thermococcus celericrescens genomic window:
- a CDS encoding TIGR00153 family protein, with protein sequence MQVWTKLFAKSPFKPLIKHADVVLNTVETLEKALQAWYACDYEGMREFAIEVDHLEDVADRIKEEIRDSLSSKLMMAVAREDVIIYLHMQDKVADAAEDTAKWLLVKKPDCVPTEAKDIILEMGMESIKAAKLVHEAIVQMDRVIESGFTEGEIEREYEIIRQIESVENKIDGLDTKLMQLVFENADSMSWGDGFYILNIARTLSNISDKAKDAAERIRLMMNK encoded by the coding sequence ATGCAGGTGTGGACGAAGCTCTTCGCGAAGAGCCCCTTCAAGCCCCTCATAAAGCACGCAGATGTCGTGCTCAACACCGTTGAAACGCTCGAGAAGGCGCTTCAGGCATGGTATGCGTGCGACTACGAGGGTATGAGAGAGTTTGCCATCGAGGTTGACCACCTTGAGGACGTTGCGGACAGGATAAAGGAGGAGATAAGGGATTCCCTCAGCTCGAAGCTCATGATGGCAGTCGCTAGGGAGGACGTCATAATCTACCTCCACATGCAGGACAAGGTGGCGGATGCCGCTGAAGACACTGCGAAGTGGCTGCTCGTCAAGAAGCCCGACTGCGTCCCGACGGAGGCCAAGGATATAATTCTCGAGATGGGTATGGAGAGCATCAAGGCTGCAAAGCTAGTCCACGAGGCCATAGTCCAGATGGACCGCGTTATAGAGAGCGGTTTCACCGAGGGCGAGATAGAGCGGGAGTACGAGATAATCAGGCAGATAGAGAGCGTTGAGAACAAGATAGACGGCCTCGATACGAAGCTCATGCAGCTCGTCTTCGAGAACGCCGACTCGATGAGCTGGGGCGACGGCTTCTACATCCTCAACATCGCCAGAACGCTCAGCAACATCTCGGACAAGGCCAAAGACGCCGCCGAGAGGATAAGGCTCATGATGAACAAGTGA
- a CDS encoding inorganic phosphate transporter, whose protein sequence is MAWAIGANDAANSMSTAVGAKAITPKQAVIIAGLLEFTGAYFFGKSVTETIRKGILDPTMITDPMVLVYGSVAALLAATIWLIVATKFGLPVSTTHSIIGGIAGYGIVYAGTAIVNWGKMGQVVLSWILSPIVGAIMAYFIFKAFTKSIFERKDPVRSARIWSPFWIGLAFVVIGTMFYIKVLHGKDLKTGVLMYGVPLGIVVFVVTYLLIKLRFPSSDPFIGVEAIFRKAQVLTSGYVALAHGANDVANAIGPVAAVYAVATMGLGGMQVPVPKWILAMGGLGIAIGVATYGYRVMETVGKKITELTNTRGFTIDFSAATVVLAASWLGLPISTTHTVVGAVIGIGLARGVKAINKDIVRDIIISWFVTVPVAGLISAAIFKLLMIVG, encoded by the coding sequence ATGGCCTGGGCGATAGGTGCCAACGACGCCGCAAACTCCATGAGCACTGCCGTCGGCGCCAAGGCGATAACCCCAAAGCAGGCGGTTATAATAGCTGGCCTCCTTGAGTTCACAGGCGCGTACTTCTTCGGAAAGAGCGTCACCGAAACGATAAGGAAGGGCATCCTCGACCCGACGATGATAACCGACCCGATGGTCCTCGTGTATGGCTCCGTTGCGGCCCTTCTCGCGGCCACGATATGGCTAATAGTGGCCACCAAGTTCGGCCTGCCGGTCTCGACCACCCACTCCATCATAGGAGGTATAGCGGGCTACGGAATAGTCTACGCCGGCACCGCGATAGTCAACTGGGGCAAGATGGGTCAGGTCGTTCTCAGCTGGATTCTCTCACCCATAGTCGGCGCCATAATGGCCTACTTCATCTTCAAGGCCTTCACCAAGAGCATCTTCGAGAGAAAGGACCCCGTCAGGAGCGCCAGGATATGGTCCCCGTTCTGGATTGGGCTGGCGTTCGTCGTCATTGGAACCATGTTCTACATCAAGGTTCTCCACGGGAAGGACCTCAAGACGGGAGTTTTAATGTACGGCGTCCCGCTGGGCATAGTCGTGTTCGTGGTAACGTACCTCCTGATAAAGCTCCGCTTCCCGAGCAGCGACCCCTTCATCGGCGTTGAAGCGATATTCCGGAAGGCGCAGGTCTTAACCTCCGGCTACGTGGCTTTGGCCCACGGCGCCAACGACGTCGCCAACGCGATAGGTCCGGTCGCGGCCGTCTACGCGGTAGCCACGATGGGTCTCGGCGGCATGCAGGTTCCCGTCCCTAAGTGGATACTCGCGATGGGCGGTCTCGGAATAGCAATTGGTGTCGCCACCTACGGTTACAGGGTCATGGAAACGGTCGGCAAGAAGATAACCGAGCTCACCAACACCCGCGGCTTCACCATTGACTTTTCAGCGGCAACCGTTGTTCTCGCTGCCAGCTGGCTTGGACTGCCCATCTCGACGACCCACACGGTGGTCGGCGCGGTCATAGGAATAGGCCTCGCGAGGGGAGTAAAGGCAATAAACAAGGACATCGTTAGGGATATAATAATCTCCTGGTTTGTTACCGTTCCGGTCGCGGGTCTGATAAGCGCGGCCATATTCAAGCTCCTGATGATCGTGGGGTGA
- a CDS encoding metallophosphoesterase family protein, whose amino-acid sequence MKRAVFGILLVFIVLASGCISQSTPTETSTTATSPSGGIDFGSYEKGQVLAQWSSLADASKVYVSEGYEDLAKHYFPNAQILPASQYEGGVAVLSPADARELLRGKPILITVNDYFGYIVYKFGVKFVGKDKGVFAAFNKDGKAYFVFTGTSKAGAGAALEYAMNLRNGASLRTDDVLRSGEFEGILLKVIGDNNWNGIPDDGEHWYLSSFRSREPFIYYWRIVDGENITVKGGFIRLVNGSTVYIRALGFNVSVEVKDGTGAALTYVIENTNPSVLNLPEGAETGDTWVKITTSEPSFSVVTKDIGDYTVFAFGDHRPDGGTEVPKAFLQLRDRMNENNAVFVIDGGDLVYSGKVDEWGELMKEWKWSKPIFIAVGNHEYRGEGINVYHQLFGPTDYSFVLGDYYYIFMNNIENDYGLSDEQWSWLQNELERAKAMGKRPVIVMHAPLVDPRPNGDHGMNPTDGKKLLELMGEYNAFGIFSHIHMFWNGTIEGVHYIVTGAGGAPLYAKPDEGGFYHYVKLGMMTDGSISIEPIKVES is encoded by the coding sequence ATGAAGAGAGCCGTTTTTGGAATTCTCCTGGTTTTCATCGTGCTGGCGTCGGGATGCATAAGCCAGAGTACTCCAACGGAGACTTCCACCACAGCTACCTCTCCCTCCGGTGGAATAGACTTCGGGAGCTACGAGAAGGGACAGGTTCTGGCCCAGTGGAGCAGCCTTGCCGACGCTTCCAAGGTTTACGTCAGCGAGGGCTACGAGGATCTCGCGAAGCACTACTTCCCGAACGCGCAGATACTCCCCGCGAGCCAGTACGAGGGTGGGGTTGCAGTGCTGTCCCCGGCGGATGCTAGAGAGCTCCTCAGAGGAAAACCGATACTAATAACGGTCAACGACTACTTTGGTTACATAGTCTACAAGTTCGGCGTCAAGTTCGTTGGAAAAGACAAGGGCGTTTTTGCGGCCTTCAATAAGGACGGAAAGGCGTATTTCGTCTTCACAGGCACCAGCAAGGCTGGCGCTGGCGCGGCCCTTGAGTACGCTATGAACCTCAGGAACGGGGCATCCCTTAGAACGGACGATGTTCTAAGGAGCGGCGAGTTTGAGGGAATTCTCCTCAAGGTCATAGGGGACAACAACTGGAACGGAATTCCAGACGACGGTGAACACTGGTACCTTAGCTCTTTCAGGAGCAGGGAGCCGTTCATATACTACTGGCGCATCGTTGACGGGGAGAACATCACCGTAAAGGGAGGCTTTATCAGGCTCGTCAACGGCTCCACGGTTTACATCCGTGCCCTCGGCTTCAACGTCAGCGTGGAGGTCAAGGACGGGACCGGCGCTGCACTTACCTACGTTATCGAGAACACCAACCCCTCGGTGCTGAACCTGCCCGAGGGAGCCGAGACCGGCGATACGTGGGTTAAGATAACAACCTCCGAGCCTTCCTTCAGTGTCGTTACAAAAGACATCGGAGACTACACGGTTTTTGCCTTCGGTGACCACAGGCCGGACGGCGGCACGGAGGTTCCGAAGGCTTTCCTGCAGCTGAGGGACAGGATGAACGAGAATAACGCCGTTTTCGTGATAGACGGTGGAGACCTAGTCTATTCGGGCAAGGTTGACGAATGGGGCGAGCTGATGAAGGAGTGGAAGTGGAGCAAGCCGATTTTCATAGCGGTCGGAAACCACGAGTATCGCGGGGAGGGCATAAACGTCTACCACCAGCTCTTCGGCCCAACGGACTATTCCTTCGTCCTCGGGGATTACTACTACATCTTCATGAACAATATCGAAAACGACTACGGGCTGAGCGACGAGCAGTGGAGCTGGCTTCAGAACGAGCTTGAGAGGGCTAAGGCCATGGGCAAGAGGCCCGTGATAGTGATGCACGCTCCCCTGGTGGATCCGAGGCCGAACGGCGACCACGGCATGAACCCCACCGACGGGAAGAAGTTGCTGGAACTGATGGGGGAGTACAACGCCTTTGGAATCTTCAGCCACATCCACATGTTCTGGAACGGAACCATCGAGGGAGTCCACTACATAGTAACCGGCGCGGGAGGCGCTCCTCTCTACGCAAAGCCGGACGAGGGGGGCTTTTATCACTACGTCAAGCTTGGAATGATGACCGATGGCAGCATAAGTATCGAACCTATCAAGGTTGAGTCCTAA
- a CDS encoding cupin domain-containing protein produces the protein MFVGHYTEVPEKDTGFEGVTIRWLVSPKLGAKNYAMRYFVLKKGAEIPLHHHDWEHEIFIVRGEGIITNGKEEFHVREGDFLYVPPNETHGYKATGETLEFLCIIPAKKEAIPEDEWA, from the coding sequence ATGTTCGTCGGACACTACACCGAGGTCCCCGAGAAGGACACCGGTTTTGAGGGAGTGACGATAAGGTGGCTCGTTTCTCCAAAGCTCGGAGCGAAGAACTATGCGATGCGCTACTTCGTCCTCAAGAAGGGCGCGGAGATACCGCTCCACCACCACGACTGGGAGCACGAGATATTCATCGTGAGGGGAGAGGGAATCATAACGAACGGAAAGGAAGAGTTCCACGTCAGGGAGGGAGACTTCCTCTACGTTCCGCCCAACGAGACCCACGGCTACAAGGCGACCGGAGAAACGCTGGAGTTTCTCTGCATAATCCCCGCCAAGAAGGAGGCCATTCCTGAGGATGAGTGGGCCTAG
- a CDS encoding signal peptidase I, with protein sequence MVKRRIDVLSIISYLLLFFVVLVMALHFVFGFQYVVILTDSMEPYINPNDLVITMPSSPDGLHVGDVILYRVTLGNSTYMITHRIVGMKADPEMRMYYITKGDNRNYTDPWRVYYSQVVGRVVLVIPRVGVVWYYTPLIVFGIFLFIIASLAYDMAWLLLEEEPLRPKSRKADLVALRRKKIKAYYHRRR encoded by the coding sequence ATGGTGAAGCGTCGTATCGACGTCCTTTCAATCATCTCGTACCTCCTCCTGTTCTTCGTGGTCCTAGTCATGGCTCTCCACTTCGTCTTTGGCTTCCAGTACGTCGTTATCCTGACCGACTCGATGGAGCCTTACATCAATCCCAACGACCTCGTCATAACAATGCCATCTTCGCCAGATGGGCTCCACGTTGGGGACGTTATCCTCTACCGCGTGACCCTCGGCAACTCGACCTACATGATAACCCACCGCATCGTTGGCATGAAGGCCGATCCAGAAATGCGGATGTACTATATCACCAAAGGGGACAACAGGAACTACACAGACCCCTGGCGGGTCTATTACTCCCAAGTGGTTGGCAGGGTTGTTCTGGTGATTCCAAGAGTCGGTGTGGTCTGGTACTACACTCCGCTGATAGTTTTCGGGATTTTTCTGTTCATAATCGCCTCTCTTGCATACGACATGGCGTGGCTCCTGCTCGAGGAGGAACCCCTACGTCCAAAATCCAGAAAGGCAGACCTCGTCGCTCTGAGAAGGAAGAAAATAAAGGCCTACTATCACAGACGCCGCTAG
- a CDS encoding RNA-guided endonuclease InsQ/TnpB family protein, with protein sequence MKRAVTVKLQPSKEQEKTLKKLVLINFKVWNRVNYLRRQEFFEDKPVDFNKTEKVVYEEFKKEIGSATVQQIVRKNAEAWRSFFSLIRAKRNGELPDWLKPKPPNYIRERGLIVLRNDQYRIENNKLVLKGLGKFKELEVQFKGRIHLKGKQGRLEITYDPIKRKWYAHVSYTVGEKLINGEWVKLPRQLLGDLSAGIDLGVNNLMAVYVGNGESFLVNGRPLKSITFYWRKRIADYQSKLNKSGAKKSRKLKRMHERVKLQAKHYINTAVRQTVEGLYHLGVSRIVVGYPKGIARNSDKGRRQNFILSHVWRFNYVIKHLKEVAGEYGILVVVVGEAFTSKVCPVCGRPHEGARFVRGLYSCPAMGLVFNSDLVGAFNILKKVVKTITPSLSGLTAGRGNWGKTLPEGFSEPPSKGVMRITPQTSPPLAGG encoded by the coding sequence ATGAAGCGAGCAGTAACGGTGAAGCTCCAGCCTTCAAAGGAGCAAGAGAAAACCCTCAAAAAGTTAGTCCTCATCAACTTCAAAGTCTGGAATAGGGTGAACTACCTGAGAAGACAAGAATTCTTTGAGGATAAACCAGTGGACTTCAACAAAACCGAGAAGGTTGTTTATGAGGAGTTCAAAAAGGAAATCGGTTCGGCAACGGTTCAGCAAATAGTGAGGAAGAACGCTGAAGCGTGGAGGAGTTTCTTCAGCCTCATAAGAGCCAAGAGGAATGGAGAACTGCCCGACTGGCTCAAGCCTAAACCTCCAAACTACATCAGGGAAAGAGGCTTAATCGTCCTAAGGAACGACCAATACAGAATTGAAAATAACAAATTAGTCCTAAAAGGCCTTGGGAAGTTTAAGGAGCTTGAAGTCCAGTTCAAGGGTAGAATACACCTGAAGGGCAAACAGGGACGCTTAGAAATAACTTATGACCCAATAAAGAGAAAATGGTATGCTCACGTTAGCTACACGGTGGGAGAGAAACTAATCAATGGTGAATGGGTTAAACTCCCAAGACAACTTTTGGGAGACCTCTCCGCTGGTATTGATTTAGGAGTGAACAACTTGATGGCCGTTTATGTCGGGAATGGAGAAAGTTTCTTGGTCAATGGGAGACCTTTGAAGTCAATAACCTTTTACTGGCGGAAGAGAATAGCCGATTATCAGTCAAAACTCAACAAGAGTGGAGCTAAAAAGAGTAGAAAACTCAAAAGAATGCATGAGAGGGTCAAGCTTCAGGCAAAGCACTACATTAACACGGCAGTAAGACAAACCGTTGAAGGACTTTATCATCTCGGCGTTTCAAGAATTGTTGTGGGTTATCCAAAGGGAATAGCAAGAAACTCTGATAAGGGCAGGAGACAGAATTTTATCCTCTCTCACGTTTGGCGGTTTAATTACGTTATTAAACACTTAAAAGAGGTCGCCGGGGAGTATGGTATTCTGGTTGTGGTGGTTGGTGAGGCTTTCACTTCCAAGGTTTGCCCCGTTTGCGGGAGGCCTCACGAGGGGGCTCGTTTTGTTCGTGGTCTTTATTCGTGTCCTGCAATGGGGCTTGTGTTTAACTCTGATTTAGTTGGAGCCTTCAATATTTTGAAGAAGGTGGTGAAAACGATAACCCCAAGCCTGTCGGGTTTAACGGCGGGTAGGGGTAATTGGGGGAAGACCCTCCCGGAGGGGTTCTCCGAACCCCCTTCAAAAGGGGTGATGAGGATTACCCCTCAAACCTCTCCGCCCTTAGCGGGGGGTTAA